The following are encoded together in the Oncorhynchus kisutch isolate 150728-3 linkage group LG8, Okis_V2, whole genome shotgun sequence genome:
- the LOC109887160 gene encoding serum amyloid A-5 protein → MKLLLAGLVLTLIVGAQAQWYHFPGEAARGARDMWRAYGDMKDANWKNSDKYFHARGNYDAARRGPGGRWAATVISDGREMVQGSSGRGHEDSAADQEANRWGRNGGDPNRFRPQGLPKNY, encoded by the exons ATGAAGCTGCTTCTAGCTGGACTTGTTCTGACCCTTATTGTGGGGGCTCAAGCTCAGTGGTACCACTTCCCTGGTGAAGCTGCTCGAG GTGCTAGAGACATGTGGCGTGCATACGGCGACATGAAGGATGCCAACTGGAAAAACTCAGACAAGTACTTCCACGCTCGGGGCAACTATGATGCTgccaggagaggaccagggggcAGGTGGGCAGCAACAGTCATCAG TGATGGCCGGGAGATGGTTCAGGGTTCCAGTGGTCGAGGACATGAGGACTCAGCAGCTGACCAGGAGGCTAACCGCTGGGGACGTAATGGAGGGGACCCCAACCGATTCAGACCCCAAGGACTCCCCAAGAACTACTGA